In one Carettochelys insculpta isolate YL-2023 chromosome 6, ASM3395843v1, whole genome shotgun sequence genomic region, the following are encoded:
- the LOC142015170 gene encoding olfactory receptor 8U3-like produces MAHKNLTVVTEFILLGITDRPELQLPFFMLFLLIYAVTLVANLGMIVLIRVDRRLHTPMYFFLSHLAFVDLCYSSTITPQMLVNFVAQSKTISYYACAAQLGCFLMFMIMESFLLAGMAYDRYVAICNPLLYQVIMSHKVCVHLVAVPYMYSFCVALLQTILTFQLSFCSSNKINHFYCDDMPLMALSCSSTHTKQLLIFAFAGFDVITTSLIVLISYLFIFSTILRIRSTEGKRKAFSTCTSHLTTVTIFYGTLIFMYLQPSTNLSLDTDKVASVFYTVVIPMLNPLIYSLRNKEVKDALKKVISKKRWSFK; encoded by the coding sequence ATGGCTCACAAAAATCTCACTGTGGTGACTGAGTTCATCCTTCTGGGAATCACAGATCGTCCTGAGCTCCAACTCCCGTTTTTCATGTTGTTCCTACTGATCTATGCTGTCACCCTGGTAGCCAATCTTGGGATGATCGTGTTAATCAGAGTTGACCGTCGACTTCACACTcccatgtactttttcctcaGCCATTTGGCTTTTGTGGATCTCTGTTATTCCTCAACCATCACCCCTCAAATGCTGGTGAACTTCGTAGCGCAGAGTAAAACCATTTCTTATTACGCCTGCGCTGCACAGCTGGGCTGTTTCCTAATGTTCATGATCATGGAGTCTttcctcctggctgggatggcctaTGATCGTTATGTGGCCATCTGTAACCCACTGCTTTACCAGGTCATCATGTCCCACAAGGTCTGTGTGCACCTGGTAGCTGTTCCTTACATGTACAGCTTCTGCGTTGCCCTGCTCCAAACCATCCTTACTTTTCAATTATCCTTCTGTTCCTCCAACAAGATCAACCATTTCTACTGTGATGACATGCCCTTGATGGCCCTCTCCTGCTCTAGTACCCACACCAAACAGTTACTGATCTTTGCCTTTGCTGGTTTTGACGTGATAACCACCTCCCTCATCGTCCTGATCTCCTACCTCTTTATCTTTTCCACCATCCTGAGGATCCGCTCCACAGAAGGCAAGCGAAAAGCTTTCtccacctgcacctcccacctcacGACTGTCACCATCTTCTACGGGACTCTCATCTTTATGTATTTACAACCCAGCACCAACCTCTCACTGGACACAGACAAAGTGGCCTCCGTCTTCTACACGGTGGTGATCCCTATGTTGAACCCCCTGATCTACAGCCTTCGGAACAAGGAGGTGAAGGACGCCCTGAAGAAAGTCATATCTAAAAAGCGTTGGAGTTTTAAATGA
- the LOC142014056 gene encoding olfactory receptor 8U3-like yields MAHKNLTVVTEFILLGITDRPELQVPFFLLFLLIYGVTLVGNLGMTMLIRVDRRLHTPMYFFLSHLAFVDLCYSSTITPQMLVNFLAQSKTISYYACAAQLGCFLMFMITESFLLAGMAYDRYVAICNPLLYQVIMSHKVCVHLVAVPYMYSFCVALLQTILTFQLSFCSSNKINHFYCDDMPLMALSCSSTHTKQLLVFAFAGFDVITTSLIILISYLFIFSTILRIHSTEGKCKAFSTCASHLTTVTIFYGTQIFMYLQPSTNLSLDTDKVASVFYTVVIPMLNPLIYSLRNKEVKDALKKVISKKRWSFN; encoded by the coding sequence ATGGCTCACAAAAATCTCACTGTGGTGACTGAGTTCATCCTTCTGGGAATCACAGATCGTCCAGAGCTCCAAGTCCCGTTTTTCCTGTTGTTCCTACTTATCTATGGTGTCACCCTGGTGGGCAATCTTGGGATGACCATGTTAATCAGAGTTGACCGTCGACTTCACACTcccatgtactttttcctcaGCCATTTGGCTTTTGTGGATCTCTGTTATTCCTCAACCATCACCCCTCAAATGCTGGTGAACTTCTTAGCGCAGAGTAAAACCATTTCTTATTACGCCTGCGCTGCACAGCTGGGCTGTTTCCTAATGTTCATGATCACAGAGTCTttcctcctggctgggatggcctaTGATCGTTATGTGGCCATCTGTAACCCACTGCTTTACCAGGTCATCATGTCCCACAAGGTCTGTGTGCACCTGGTAGCTGTTCCTTACATGTACAGCTTCTGCGTTGCCCTGCTCCAAACCATCCTTACTTTTCAATTATCCTTCTGTTCCTCCAACAAGATCAACCATTTCTACTGCGATGACATGCCCTTGATGGCCCTCTCCTGCTCTAGTACCCACACCAAACAGTTACTGGTCTTTGCCTTTGCTGGTTTTGACGTGATAACCACCTCCCTCATCATCCTGATCTCCTACCTCTTTATCTTCTCCACCATCCTGAGGATCCACTCCACAGAAGGCAAGTGCAAAGCTTTCTCCACCTGCGCCTCCCACCTCACGACTGTCACCATCTTCTACGGGACTCAGATCTTTATGTATTTACAACCCAGCACCAACCTCTCACTGGACACAGACAAAGTGGCCTCCGTCTTCTACACGGTGGTGATCCCTATGTTGAACCCCCTGATCTACAGCCTTCGGAACAAGGAGGTGAAGGACGCCCTGAAGAAAGTCATATCTAAAAAGCGTTGGAGTTTTAACTGA
- the LOC142014057 gene encoding olfactory receptor 8U3-like, with amino-acid sequence MANTNLTVVTEFILLGITDRPELQVPFFLLFLVIYAITLVGNLGMIVLIRVDCRLHTPMYFFLSHLAFVDLCYSSTITPQMLVNFLAQSKTISYYACAAQLGCFLTFMITECFLLAGMAYDRYVAICNPLFYQVIMSHKVCVHLVAVPYMYSFCVALLQTILTFQLSFCSSNKINHFYCDDMPLMALSCSSTHTKQVLIFAFAGFDVITTSLIVLISYLFIFFTILRIRSTEGKCKAFSTCTSHLTTVTIFYGTQIFMYLQPSTNLSLDTDKVASIFYTVVIPMLNPLIYSLRNKEVKDALKKVISKKCWSFK; translated from the coding sequence ATGGCTAATACAAATCTCACCGTGGTGACTGAGTTCATTCTTCTGGGAATCACAGATCGTCCCGAGCTCCAAGTCCCGTTTTTCCTGTTGTTCCTAGTGATCTATGCTATCACCCTGGTAGGCAATCTTGGGATGATCGTGTTAATCAGAGTTGACTGTCGACTTCACACTcccatgtactttttcctcaGCCATTTGGCTTTTGTGGATCTCTGCTATTCCTCAACCATCACCCCTCAAATGCTGGTGAACTTCTTAGCGCAGAGTAAAACCATTTCTTATTATGCCTGTGCTGCACAGCTGGGCTGTTTCCTAACATTCATGATCACAGAGTGTttcctcctggctgggatggcctaTGATCGTTACGTGGCCATCTGTAACCCACTGTTCTACCAGGTCATCATGTCCCACAAGGTCTGTGTGCACCTGGTAGCTGTTCCTTACATGTACAGCTTCTGCGTTGCCCTGCTCCAAACCATCCTTACTTTTCAATTATCCTTCTGTTCCTCCAACAAGATCAACCATTTCTACTGCGATGACATGCCCTTGATGGCCCTCTCCTGCTCTAGTACCCACACCAAGCAGGTATTGATCTTTGCCTTTGCTGGTTTTGACGTGATAACCACCTCCCTCATCGTCCTGATCTCCTACCTCTTTATCTTTTTCACCATCCTGAGGATCCGCTCCACGGAAGGGAAGTGCAAAGCTTTCtccacctgcacctcccacctgacAACTGTCACCATCTTCTATGGGACTCAGATCTTTATGTATTTACAACCCAGCACCAACCTCTCACTGGACACAGACAAAGTAGCCTCCATCTTCTACACGGTGGTGATCCCCATGTTGAACCCCCTGATCTACAGCCTgcggaacaaagaggtgaaggacGCCCTGAAGAAAGTCATATCTAAAAAGTGTTGgagttttaaatga